The following proteins are encoded in a genomic region of Phycisphaerae bacterium:
- a CDS encoding transposase encodes MPGTYSQILLHIVFSTKHRELWITADVAERLYPYMGGIVRAEKGMLYDIGGVEDHVHITFVGGPTPPCQT; translated from the coding sequence ATGCCCGGTACCTACTCCCAAATTCTCCTGCACATCGTCTTCAGCACCAAGCACCGAGAGCTGTGGATCACGGCGGACGTTGCCGAACGCCTCTATCCATACATGGGCGGCATTGTGAGAGCCGAGAAGGGCATGCTCTACGACATCGGCGGCGTGGAGGACCACGTGCACATCACATTCGTTGGCGGCCCGACGCCACCGTGTCAGACTTGA
- a CDS encoding HNH endonuclease: MNARPANDGQPWTREQLILAFELYCRVPFGRITTRNPLIRELAEQLGRTAASVTRKLGNFGAFDPELAARNVSGLTHGSKLDQAIWNEFHKDWNGLVVKAHELRRAHEPGKPDLLPLVAPTGPSEKVVTIKQRLHQAFFRDAVISSYNNRCCVTGLPLAECLVAGHIVPWSVDEHRRADPTNGVCMSATFDRLFDCGLVTIEDDLTLSVSNRVRGLKDQAVGDLVAARHGQKIIPPARFYPDPACLRWHRDNVFDAA, encoded by the coding sequence ATGAATGCGCGGCCAGCCAATGACGGTCAACCGTGGACGCGCGAACAGTTGATTCTCGCGTTCGAGTTGTACTGCAGAGTGCCGTTTGGTCGCATCACGACACGCAATCCGCTCATCCGTGAACTCGCCGAGCAACTCGGCCGGACAGCGGCGTCTGTAACACGCAAGCTCGGAAACTTCGGGGCCTTCGACCCTGAGCTCGCGGCCCGAAACGTGTCCGGGCTGACGCACGGCAGCAAACTCGATCAAGCAATTTGGAACGAGTTCCACAAGGACTGGAACGGGCTTGTTGTCAAGGCGCACGAGCTGCGGCGTGCCCACGAACCGGGCAAGCCCGATCTATTGCCATTAGTTGCTCCGACCGGCCCGTCGGAGAAGGTCGTCACCATCAAGCAGCGATTGCACCAAGCGTTCTTCCGCGACGCCGTCATCAGCAGTTACAACAACCGATGCTGCGTGACCGGCCTACCGCTCGCGGAGTGCCTGGTTGCCGGGCACATCGTTCCATGGAGCGTGGACGAGCACCGACGCGCCGATCCGACCAACGGCGTGTGCATGTCGGCCACCTTCGACCGTCTGTTCGATTGCGGCCTTGTCACGATCGAGGACGATCTGACGCTCTCCGTAAGCAATCGAGTGCGTGGCCTGAAAGACCAAGCCGTTGGGGATCTCGTTGCCGCACGGCATGGCCAAAAGATCATCCCGCCCGCGCGGTTCTATCCCGACCCGGCCTGCCTGCGTTGGCACCGGGACAACGTATTTGACGCCGCATGA
- the carB gene encoding carbamoyl-phosphate synthase large subunit: protein MPKRTDIHTILIIGSGPIVIGQGCEFDYSGTQACKTLRAEGYRVVLLNSNPATIMTDPEFADRTYLEPITPEFIEKILIHERARGTPIDALLPTMGGQTALNCAMEAAERGILEAHGIQLIGASREAIARAEDRSQFRDAMLRIGLDVPISDTAHSMDEARTVLSKVGLPCCVRPAYTLGGEGGGFCRTLEEFELIAARGLKRSRISEILVEESLYGWKEYELELIRDRNDNVIVVCSIENIDPMGVHTGDSMTVAPAQTLTDREYQQMRDAAKKVMREIGVDTGGSNVQFAVNPQNGRQVVIEMNPRVSRSSALASKATGYPIAKVAARLAVGYTLDEIPNDITRTTPASFEPVIDYCVVKMPRWTFEKFPDADETLTTHMKSVGEAMAIGRTFKEAFQKCIRSMEIQRAGFGLDKNDRWLAAAHERHARGESGAYAALPERAPQRRAAGGSTPIADESKESSVLLGSRQGEAPPDMEESSATHWPIHEPTLRAKLEQPCQGRPYYIRYAFKLGWTVAQIHELTRIDPWFLDQMKELVEFEDELFARSATLAASIEAGDEESVRLIQRAKTLGYSDMQLAGALCLPADLIFARRQAGHQGCFKLVDTCAAEFEAATPYYYSTTESPFLQMVDRPSEVARTTGVLHDIRYQLAVDDELRISSDPHVIIIGGGPNRIGQGIEFDYCCVHASDAARALGFKTVMINSNPETVSTDYDTSDVLFFEPLTAEDVLRVIRAVQARTTLRGVIIQFGGQTPLNLGASLQAADVPILGTPPESIDLAEDRKEFSRILTELGLRQPPSAIAESVTEALQIANDLGYPVLIRPSYVLGGRAMEMCNNDPDLRRHAAAAFEASDRLAHTDGPQRVLVDKFILDAMEIDVDAVADFRKPDDPRGECVVCGVMEHIEEAGIHSGDSTCALPPHSLSPDLLAEVERQTRLMARRLGVCGLMNVQFAITGSTVYVLEVNPRASRTAPFVSKATGVPWAKVATQVMLGRNLRDVLWEMGVGRSPRPLMQAIKAPVFPFSKFPGVDVVLGPEMRSTGEVMGADVTFGLAFAKAAIATGLSLPMFGNALVSVNDPDKPRVIPIARELRSLGFKLFSTIGTHKALKEAGIDSVVVSKQAGAPESFLLDLITHGVLDLLVNTPVHYGPAWEEGRWRAAATAKRIPLITTLASARAAVEAIKALRSSGHEAGSLSVRALQDYAIGVI, encoded by the coding sequence ATGCCCAAGCGCACGGACATCCACACAATCCTCATCATTGGATCCGGCCCCATAGTCATTGGTCAGGGCTGCGAGTTTGACTACAGCGGGACGCAAGCCTGCAAGACCCTTCGAGCCGAGGGGTATCGCGTCGTGCTGCTCAATTCCAATCCGGCGACGATCATGACCGACCCGGAATTCGCCGACCGAACCTATCTGGAGCCGATCACGCCGGAGTTCATCGAGAAGATCCTCATCCATGAACGAGCGCGAGGCACGCCGATCGATGCGCTGCTTCCGACGATGGGCGGGCAGACGGCACTCAACTGCGCCATGGAAGCGGCCGAGCGCGGCATCCTCGAGGCGCACGGAATTCAGCTCATCGGCGCCTCACGCGAAGCGATCGCCCGCGCGGAGGATCGATCGCAATTTCGTGATGCGATGTTGCGTATCGGCCTGGATGTACCAATCAGCGATACCGCCCATTCGATGGACGAGGCCCGGACCGTCCTGAGCAAGGTCGGCCTGCCCTGCTGCGTTCGCCCAGCTTACACCCTCGGCGGTGAAGGCGGCGGCTTCTGCCGCACGCTGGAGGAATTCGAACTGATCGCCGCGCGCGGGCTCAAGCGCTCTCGAATCAGCGAAATCCTTGTCGAAGAAAGCCTGTATGGCTGGAAAGAGTATGAACTCGAACTGATCCGCGATCGCAACGATAACGTCATCGTCGTGTGTTCGATCGAGAATATCGATCCGATGGGCGTGCACACCGGCGATTCCATGACCGTTGCCCCGGCCCAGACTCTGACTGATCGCGAATATCAGCAGATGCGAGATGCCGCCAAAAAAGTGATGCGAGAGATCGGCGTCGATACCGGCGGCAGCAACGTTCAATTCGCGGTGAATCCGCAAAACGGACGGCAGGTCGTCATCGAGATGAACCCGCGCGTGAGCCGATCGAGCGCGCTGGCCAGCAAGGCGACGGGCTATCCGATCGCGAAAGTGGCAGCCAGACTGGCCGTCGGCTATACGCTCGACGAAATTCCGAACGACATCACGCGAACGACGCCTGCGAGCTTCGAGCCGGTGATTGATTATTGCGTCGTGAAGATGCCGCGATGGACTTTTGAAAAATTCCCTGACGCGGACGAAACGCTGACAACCCACATGAAGAGCGTGGGGGAAGCGATGGCGATCGGTCGCACGTTCAAGGAAGCCTTCCAGAAGTGCATTCGAAGCATGGAAATACAACGTGCCGGTTTTGGTCTGGACAAAAACGACCGGTGGCTGGCGGCGGCACACGAGCGGCATGCGCGCGGCGAATCGGGCGCGTACGCCGCATTGCCGGAGCGTGCGCCACAACGCCGCGCTGCCGGCGGCTCAACGCCGATCGCGGATGAATCAAAGGAATCGAGCGTCCTGCTAGGCAGCCGCCAGGGCGAAGCGCCGCCGGACATGGAGGAATCGTCCGCGACGCACTGGCCGATTCACGAGCCGACGCTGCGCGCCAAGCTGGAGCAGCCGTGCCAGGGTCGGCCGTACTACATTCGATATGCATTCAAGCTCGGGTGGACTGTCGCCCAGATTCACGAATTGACTCGGATCGATCCGTGGTTTCTCGATCAAATGAAAGAGCTGGTGGAATTCGAGGACGAGTTGTTCGCCCGGTCGGCAACTCTTGCCGCGTCGATCGAAGCGGGCGACGAGGAATCGGTCCGGCTGATCCAGCGTGCGAAGACGCTTGGCTACAGCGATATGCAACTCGCCGGCGCGCTGTGTCTGCCGGCCGATTTGATTTTTGCACGCCGCCAGGCCGGCCACCAGGGCTGCTTCAAGCTGGTTGATACGTGCGCGGCGGAGTTTGAGGCGGCGACGCCCTACTACTACTCAACGACCGAATCGCCGTTTCTTCAAATGGTCGATCGGCCGTCAGAGGTTGCGCGCACAACCGGCGTTCTCCATGACATCCGATATCAGTTGGCCGTGGATGACGAACTTCGCATCAGTTCGGATCCACACGTCATCATCATCGGCGGCGGCCCGAATCGTATTGGGCAGGGAATCGAGTTTGACTATTGCTGCGTCCATGCGTCCGACGCGGCACGCGCGCTCGGCTTCAAGACGGTGATGATCAATTCGAATCCCGAGACGGTCAGTACCGACTACGACACGAGCGACGTGCTGTTCTTCGAGCCGTTGACCGCCGAAGATGTTCTGCGCGTCATTCGCGCGGTGCAGGCGCGCACCACGCTGCGCGGCGTCATTATTCAGTTTGGCGGGCAGACGCCGCTCAATCTCGGAGCCAGCCTGCAAGCCGCGGACGTGCCGATCCTGGGGACGCCACCGGAGTCGATCGATCTCGCCGAAGATCGTAAGGAGTTCAGCCGGATCCTGACTGAGCTGGGCCTGCGGCAGCCGCCGAGCGCGATCGCCGAATCGGTAACGGAGGCCCTGCAAATCGCCAATGACCTCGGCTATCCGGTCCTCATTCGACCGAGCTATGTTCTCGGCGGTCGCGCCATGGAAATGTGCAACAACGATCCCGATCTCCGGCGGCATGCGGCGGCGGCATTTGAGGCATCTGACCGACTCGCCCACACCGACGGCCCGCAACGTGTCCTGGTGGACAAGTTCATCCTCGATGCAATGGAGATCGATGTCGACGCCGTCGCCGATTTTCGAAAGCCGGATGACCCGCGCGGCGAGTGCGTTGTCTGCGGTGTCATGGAACACATCGAAGAGGCCGGCATTCATTCCGGTGACAGCACCTGTGCGCTGCCGCCACACAGCCTTTCACCGGACCTACTGGCCGAAGTGGAACGACAAACCCGCCTGATGGCCCGCCGACTCGGCGTGTGCGGATTGATGAATGTCCAGTTTGCCATCACCGGCAGCACGGTCTATGTGCTCGAGGTCAATCCGAGGGCGTCGCGTACTGCTCCGTTTGTAAGTAAGGCGACGGGCGTACCGTGGGCTAAGGTCGCCACGCAGGTCATGCTCGGGCGGAATCTCCGGGACGTGCTCTGGGAGATGGGCGTCGGCCGATCGCCACGGCCGCTGATGCAGGCGATCAAGGCCCCGGTGTTTCCCTTCAGTAAGTTTCCGGGCGTTGACGTCGTGCTCGGCCCGGAGATGCGGAGCACCGGCGAGGTGATGGGGGCCGACGTCACGTTCGGCCTTGCATTCGCCAAGGCGGCGATTGCCACGGGATTGTCACTCCCGATGTTCGGTAACGCGCTTGTCAGCGTGAACGATCCCGACAAGCCGCGCGTCATTCCGATCGCGCGTGAGCTGCGCTCGCTCGGTTTCAAGCTCTTTTCAACCATCGGCACGCACAAGGCCCTCAAGGAGGCCGGTATCGATTCAGTCGTCGTCTCCAAGCAGGCCGGCGCGCCGGAGAGTTTCCTGCTCGACCTGATCACCCATGGCGTGCTCGACCTGCTCGTAAACACCCCTGTACATTACGGCCCCGCATGGGAAGAAGGCCGATGGCGTGCGGCCGCCACGGCGAAGCGTATCCCGTTGATTACGACGCTCGCCAGCGCACGAGCAGCCGTCGAGGCCATCAAGGCGCTGCGATCGAGCGGCCACGAGGCCGGTTCGCTTTCGGTTCGAGCTCTGCAGGACTATGCGATCGGCGTGATTTGA
- the carA gene encoding glutamine-hydrolyzing carbamoyl-phosphate synthase small subunit — MTQCSLALEDGSIFVGRSYGAEGTSTGEVVFNTAMTGYQEILTDPSYCGQIVTMTAPLIGNYGVNNEDVESEKTFLSGFVIREPARRVSNHRANGSLCDYLHAAGIVGISGVDTRALTRRIRASGAMRGVLSTEEHDPAVLVGLARSSTAMNGRNLVAEVAPHQNRIWNEGRELTHRVVAIDCGIKHHILRSLAGLGATVTVAPPTLSADAILEYKPDGVLIGNGPGDPAAVSQTIETIRRLIGRVPIFGICLGHQLIALAMGAETYKLKFGHHGSNHPVLNLDTGRVEITSQNHGFAVELQSLQRKGGRPTHVNLYDRSLEGFEHVDHPLFAVQYHPESAPGPHDSTYLFEKFAAQLG, encoded by the coding sequence ATGACGCAATGTTCCCTCGCACTCGAAGACGGCTCGATCTTCGTCGGCCGATCGTATGGCGCTGAGGGCACGTCCACCGGCGAAGTGGTCTTCAACACCGCCATGACCGGCTACCAGGAAATTCTGACCGATCCGTCGTACTGCGGACAGATCGTCACCATGACCGCCCCGCTCATTGGAAATTACGGCGTCAACAATGAAGATGTCGAATCGGAAAAAACCTTTCTCTCCGGTTTCGTAATTCGGGAGCCTGCGAGGCGCGTCAGCAATCATCGCGCAAATGGAAGCCTCTGCGACTACCTCCATGCAGCCGGCATCGTCGGCATCAGCGGAGTCGACACGCGGGCCCTCACCCGCCGCATCCGCGCATCCGGGGCGATGAGAGGCGTGCTTTCCACGGAGGAACACGACCCGGCTGTGCTTGTCGGATTGGCACGCAGCTCGACAGCGATGAACGGACGCAACCTCGTCGCGGAGGTCGCCCCGCACCAGAATCGAATCTGGAACGAAGGACGTGAACTGACTCACCGCGTCGTCGCCATTGACTGCGGAATCAAGCATCACATCCTGCGATCTCTTGCCGGACTCGGCGCTACCGTCACTGTCGCACCGCCGACCCTCTCCGCTGACGCGATCCTGGAATACAAACCCGATGGTGTGCTGATCGGCAATGGACCAGGCGATCCGGCTGCCGTGTCACAGACCATCGAAACGATACGGCGTTTGATTGGCCGGGTCCCCATCTTCGGAATATGTCTCGGGCATCAGTTGATCGCCCTGGCGATGGGCGCGGAAACCTATAAGCTCAAGTTCGGCCATCACGGCTCCAACCATCCGGTGTTGAATCTCGACACGGGTCGCGTCGAGATCACCAGTCAGAATCACGGGTTCGCGGTCGAATTGCAAAGCCTCCAGCGGAAAGGCGGGCGTCCTACGCATGTGAACCTCTATGATCGGAGCCTCGAAGGCTTCGAGCACGTCGATCATCCGTTGTTCGCGGTGCAGTATCACCCGGAGTCCGCGCCCGGCCCGCACGATTCGACTTACCTGTTCGAGAAGTTCGCCGCTCAGTTGGGATGA
- a CDS encoding serine/threonine protein kinase, with the protein MAHEQSDPNQKSASLSDTQLARAAVDARFATEHEIQACVAKRDKLREQGREVKLADIMLKAGFITPSQIRRLNNPSEDTGSQTFMHLPGFQIKQKIGAGAMASVYKAKQLSLDRIVAIKILPKKLSEDPEFVERFYKEGKAAAKLNHANIVQAIDVGEYSGYHYFVMEFVDGETVYDELIRNRVYSESDALNVIIQIAKALDHAHEKGLIHRDVKPKNIMITKDKVAKLADMGLARLADDVAAAEAEKGRAFGTPYYISPEQIRGVADVDSRADIYSLGATLYHMVTGKVPFDGSTPASIMQKHLKQPLIPPDHLNKSLSTGLAEVVERMMAKDRNLRYRSTKDLLIDLERVREGKSPLQARSAFSEEILESLTDGSREEITEISRSRGGGTLAVQTVYPPWLVAVAVIQLALIVVLVVLLTLLR; encoded by the coding sequence ATGGCGCATGAGCAGTCCGATCCGAATCAGAAGTCGGCCAGCCTGAGCGATACGCAACTCGCGCGGGCAGCGGTGGATGCGCGTTTTGCCACCGAACACGAGATTCAGGCGTGTGTCGCCAAGCGAGACAAACTCCGCGAACAGGGCCGCGAAGTAAAGCTCGCGGACATCATGCTCAAAGCCGGCTTCATCACCCCTTCGCAGATCCGGCGTTTGAACAATCCGTCAGAAGACACGGGCAGCCAGACCTTCATGCACCTGCCCGGCTTCCAGATCAAGCAGAAGATCGGCGCCGGAGCGATGGCCAGCGTCTATAAGGCCAAGCAGCTTTCGCTCGACCGCATCGTCGCGATCAAGATTCTCCCGAAGAAACTCAGCGAGGATCCCGAATTCGTCGAACGCTTCTACAAGGAGGGAAAGGCGGCGGCGAAGCTTAATCATGCCAACATTGTGCAGGCAATCGATGTCGGCGAGTATTCGGGCTATCACTACTTTGTCATGGAGTTTGTCGACGGCGAGACCGTCTATGACGAGTTGATACGCAATCGGGTCTATTCGGAATCCGATGCACTGAACGTCATCATACAGATCGCCAAGGCGCTCGATCATGCCCACGAAAAGGGTCTCATACACCGCGATGTGAAGCCCAAGAATATCATGATCACCAAGGACAAGGTCGCGAAGTTGGCGGACATGGGACTGGCCCGCCTGGCCGACGACGTCGCTGCCGCCGAAGCCGAGAAAGGTCGTGCCTTCGGAACGCCCTACTACATCTCACCGGAGCAGATTCGAGGCGTCGCGGATGTCGATTCACGCGCCGATATCTACTCACTCGGGGCGACGCTCTATCACATGGTGACCGGAAAGGTGCCGTTCGACGGCTCAACGCCGGCGTCAATCATGCAGAAGCACCTGAAGCAGCCACTCATCCCGCCGGACCACCTGAATAAATCGCTCTCGACGGGTCTGGCGGAAGTTGTCGAGCGGATGATGGCGAAAGATCGCAATCTGCGATACCGCTCAACGAAGGATTTATTGATCGATCTCGAGCGCGTTCGAGAAGGAAAGTCGCCCTTGCAGGCGCGAAGCGCGTTCAGCGAAGAAATTCTGGAGAGCCTGACCGATGGCAGTCGCGAGGAGATCACCGAAATTTCTCGTTCGCGAGGCGGCGGAACGTTGGCAGTCCAGACCGTCTATCCGCCGTGGCTCGTGGCCGTCGCGGTCATTCAGCTCGCGCTCATTGTCGTATTGGTAGTACTGCTAACGCTGCTTCGATGA
- a CDS encoding FliA/WhiG family RNA polymerase sigma factor gives MKNPRRDVTAMWKDYLASQSIPMRNKLVEHYRPLVHMMAARLAQKLPAQVSYDEICSAGYDGLLEAVQAYDPSHKAKFETFCQQRIHGAVMDWLRTLDGQSRTVRSFEKQRMTRKELLDSSLGRPPTDDELAFGMGMTLERYTELSRLSRVGHEVHLSAVQSDDDSQHRGSPGGWDIKDARAADPSHRVSRDMLTDYITKGLNREERLVLVLYYTEGLTMAEIGLVLDLSESRVSQIHKDVIARLRRRFKEQAEMVA, from the coding sequence ATGAAGAACCCGCGCCGAGACGTCACCGCCATGTGGAAGGACTACCTCGCCTCACAGTCCATTCCGATGCGAAACAAACTTGTCGAACACTACCGTCCGCTCGTCCACATGATGGCAGCGCGGCTTGCACAGAAACTGCCGGCGCAAGTCAGCTATGACGAAATCTGCTCGGCCGGGTATGACGGCCTGCTCGAAGCCGTCCAGGCGTATGACCCCAGCCACAAAGCCAAGTTTGAAACATTCTGCCAGCAGCGGATTCATGGCGCAGTGATGGACTGGCTCCGGACACTTGACGGGCAGTCCCGCACGGTGCGCAGCTTCGAAAAGCAGCGCATGACCCGCAAGGAACTTCTTGATTCGTCCCTCGGCCGTCCGCCGACTGACGATGAGTTGGCCTTCGGCATGGGAATGACACTCGAGCGCTACACGGAGCTTTCGCGGCTCTCGCGCGTCGGCCACGAGGTACACCTCTCGGCCGTTCAGAGCGACGACGACAGCCAGCATCGCGGTTCGCCGGGCGGCTGGGACATCAAGGACGCGCGGGCTGCCGACCCATCGCATCGCGTCTCGCGCGACATGCTCACGGACTACATCACCAAGGGCCTCAACCGCGAAGAGCGCCTGGTGCTCGTCCTCTACTACACCGAAGGCCTCACCATGGCCGAAATCGGTCTCGTGCTCGATCTTTCCGAATCGCGGGTCAGCCAGATTCATAAGGATGTCATTGCACGACTACGCCGGCGTTTTAAGGAGCAGGCTGAAATGGTCGCGTAA
- a CDS encoding response regulator — MFTATMSGSVDSKPVRTIRLEENTLEEILARLDGSAFNDAGRRADGESFRFRQAGCTLHVKAAGAVTPVIFAIVPRRIGPNGLNFLHGGFLHPGTRCCVRLNTLHGSWADLEAKVERCEHVQGSLHDVRIRFDTQIDSSQFTFEAVKNRVLLVEDNPFIARATTLILKGLHCEVVHASDGDEVLQQIGDKPFDLILMDIEMPRVTGFDAFRQLREIGYSGKVVALTALTEEADKQRCLEAGFDRYLPKPCTREAFASLLQSLRSEPILSTMAGDPTIAPLLAEFVSSLADKVKSIREADLNADSDALGRIVRGLKGEAGCYGFDPISAAAGQLELAISRKAPTEQLSRLRSELVNLCLLARANAN; from the coding sequence ATGTTTACTGCGACGATGTCTGGATCGGTCGATAGCAAGCCCGTTCGGACGATTCGACTCGAAGAAAACACCCTGGAAGAAATTCTCGCCCGGCTCGATGGATCTGCCTTTAATGATGCGGGTCGCCGAGCCGATGGCGAGTCGTTTCGATTTCGTCAGGCCGGATGCACCCTGCATGTGAAGGCGGCCGGAGCCGTGACACCGGTGATTTTCGCGATCGTACCGCGTCGAATCGGGCCGAATGGATTGAATTTTCTCCATGGCGGATTTCTTCACCCCGGCACGCGATGCTGCGTGAGATTGAACACGCTTCACGGAAGCTGGGCGGATCTCGAGGCGAAAGTCGAACGCTGTGAGCATGTGCAGGGCTCGTTGCACGATGTGAGAATTCGATTCGATACGCAAATCGATTCATCGCAGTTCACCTTCGAGGCCGTGAAGAATCGCGTTCTCCTGGTCGAAGACAATCCGTTTATCGCCCGCGCGACGACGCTCATATTGAAGGGGCTTCACTGCGAGGTGGTGCATGCTTCGGATGGGGATGAGGTGCTGCAGCAGATCGGCGACAAGCCCTTCGATCTGATTCTGATGGACATCGAAATGCCACGTGTCACGGGATTCGATGCCTTTCGCCAGCTTCGGGAGATCGGCTATTCGGGCAAAGTCGTGGCGCTTACGGCACTGACCGAGGAAGCGGACAAACAACGCTGCCTCGAGGCCGGATTTGATCGATATCTGCCGAAGCCCTGCACGCGCGAGGCGTTTGCCAGCCTGCTGCAATCCCTTCGATCCGAACCGATCCTCAGTACGATGGCAGGTGATCCAACGATTGCTCCGCTGCTGGCTGAGTTTGTCAGTTCGCTGGCTGACAAAGTGAAGTCAATTCGCGAGGCCGATTTGAATGCCGACAGTGACGCGCTTGGCAGGATCGTTCGCGGCCTGAAGGGTGAAGCCGGCTGCTACGGATTCGATCCGATCTCGGCTGCCGCCGGCCAATTGGAACTCGCCATCTCGCGCAAAGCGCCTACTGAGCAGTTAAGCCGGCTCCGCTCGGAGCTGGTCAATCTCTGCCTGCTCGCCCGCGCGAACGCGAACTAA
- a CDS encoding OmpA family protein has translation MARMTHRVVTPITTLALALTLLGTGCGPDAKDQKIADLTAENQQLKGELGERERQLNDALVRENEARMSIDELSREIAKMRAGGDKVAKNADGWVTMPSFDMISVPGNVLFASGRAELTAQGKSTLAKIASDIRSRYNDRDIYVFGHTDNEPIRKSKWKDNWELGAARSLTVVRSMRDLGIPNENLVQANCSEYRPKVGNTTSGKAQNRRVEFYAVKRSSGIIDNSEARGYDAD, from the coding sequence ATGGCACGGATGACACACAGGGTCGTCACCCCGATCACCACGCTCGCGCTCGCTCTCACGTTACTCGGAACCGGCTGCGGTCCGGATGCGAAGGACCAGAAAATCGCCGATCTGACCGCGGAGAATCAGCAGTTGAAAGGCGAACTCGGCGAACGCGAGCGTCAGCTCAATGACGCCCTTGTTCGCGAGAACGAAGCGCGCATGTCAATCGACGAACTCAGTCGGGAAATCGCGAAGATGCGCGCGGGCGGCGACAAGGTTGCCAAGAATGCCGACGGCTGGGTGACGATGCCCTCGTTCGACATGATTTCAGTTCCCGGCAATGTGCTGTTCGCATCGGGTCGTGCCGAACTCACGGCACAGGGCAAGTCGACGCTCGCGAAGATCGCGTCGGACATTCGCTCGCGATACAACGACCGCGATATCTACGTCTTCGGCCATACGGACAACGAACCGATTCGCAAGAGCAAGTGGAAGGACAACTGGGAGCTTGGTGCGGCCCGCTCGCTGACCGTGGTGCGATCGATGCGTGATCTTGGCATTCCGAATGAAAATCTCGTGCAGGCGAACTGCAGCGAGTATCGACCGAAGGTCGGCAACACCACTTCCGGCAAGGCCCAGAATCGCCGGGTGGAATTCTATGCCGTAAAGCGGTCAAGCGGCATCATCGACAATTCTGAAGCGCGCGGTTACGACGCGGACTGA